The Kosmotoga olearia TBF 19.5.1 sequence TTATCAAACTTTGAACCTCTCCAAAACCTATAACAGTTACAAAGATCCTTGAGAAGGCAAAAATCATGACAACCGGAAAAGCTGTCGCCAGAATGGTAGTTGCCCTTTGTGAAGCGTAAGAGTACACATCTGGAACCCAGCCGTTGAGAGGGAATAATTTTGCTTCCACTCCAAGTCCAAAAAGATAAAGGAGACTGACAACGGTTAAAACATTGGGATGTATCATGCCTGTCTTCATGTGTTGAGAAATGTCTGCCATGTTTAGAGTTCCGTAGGTTGCGTAAAGCATAGATGTTCCAAGAAGATATAAAGCGGAACCAACAGAACCAATAATGAGGTATTTAAACGCTGCGAATTTGCTTTCATTGCGTTGTGAACTTGCAGCGATGATGTAGGCGGAAATGGAAGCGATCTCTAAAAACACAAAGAGGTTAAAAAGATCACCGGTCAATACGATCCCGTTCAAAGCGGCGAGAGAAAGCATATAGACAACTGAAAGCTTTAAAGATGATTTCAGTTTTTCAGTTGAAGTTGCTAATAATGCCAGTAGAAAGATAATGTTAACCGCGACAACTATCAATTTTGTTCCATCATCTACCACAAGATTTATACCAAAAGGTGGTTTCCACCCACCTATTACAAAGCTTGTGGTGCCTGATATCGTAGCAATCTTTATACTGATGATACTGTTTGAAATTGCGGCAATCCATAAAAGGATTCTTGATATGTTACCGGAAAATATCCCAAGGAAAGCTAACGAAAGAGGAACAGCAATCAACCAAACCGGGTTCATTTGACATTCCCCCTTATTTCATCCAGATCGACAGAACCGTATGTTCTGTGTATTTTTATGATCAAAGAAAGTGCAAGAGCGGTGATCCCAACGCCAATCACAATCGCGGTAAGCACTAGCGCCTGTGGTAAAGGATCGACAAAATTCAATGTGCTTTCTGGTGTCCAGGGTGAAAGTATAGGGGCCTTGCCACCATCAACATAGCCTAAAGAAATTATGAATAGATTTATACCAACATCCATAATGTTTAGAGAGACAACCATCTTCACAAGGTTTTTTTGTGTAAGTAATCCGTAGATTCCCAATACAAATAAAATGATGGAAAAATACTGTATCATTTTGCTCCCCCCTCAGAGAAGAAGTCTCCAATGACTCCAGACAATTCGGCACCAACCTTTATGCCAATAATGGAATAAACAATTGGGATAACTCCTGAACTCAACAGATTTCCGACAGTTCCAGTTGGCAGGAAATTCTGGAGGAAGCTACCGGCAACCAGCAGGCCGATAACGCCAATGCCAACATACATAAGGCCAGCCAGTCCCTCAAAGACTTTTAGGAAAGGAGATAGAAGTTTTTTATCATCTACAAGTAGTGTTAAG is a genomic window containing:
- a CDS encoding complex I subunit 5 family protein, with translation MNPVWLIAVPLSLAFLGIFSGNISRILLWIAAISNSIISIKIATISGTTSFVIGGWKPPFGINLVVDDGTKLIVVAVNIIFLLALLATSTEKLKSSLKLSVVYMLSLAALNGIVLTGDLFNLFVFLEIASISAYIIAASSQRNESKFAAFKYLIIGSVGSALYLLGTSMLYATYGTLNMADISQHMKTGMIHPNVLTVVSLLYLFGLGVEAKLFPLNGWVPDVYSYASQRATTILATAFPVVMIFAFSRIFVTVIGFGEVQSLIIILGLLTVVIGEVIAFSQKKLKRMLAYSSIAQAGLALLLIGIGTESSMTGAFMLLINNSISKLILFSIAGYIISTISDDSFEKVAAFASKSRISALLFTAGALSVIGMPLFFGFRAKLLIIESTISYNLWVPVVFLVTALIEAVYYFRWIFNIYRPDTADSIHKKLPVRTLIAGSILVVMIIILGIASQGAFEVFEKAGTAILDSLSYASTVLLGGI
- a CDS encoding sodium:proton antiporter; this encodes MIQYFSIILFVLGIYGLLTQKNLVKMVVSLNIMDVGINLFIISLGYVDGGKAPILSPWTPESTLNFVDPLPQALVLTAIVIGVGITALALSLIIKIHRTYGSVDLDEIRGNVK